A region from the Amycolatopsis camponoti genome encodes:
- a CDS encoding DUF3558 family protein — MTRIASGAAFSAAGGTPTAITRLGVAAAATLACAACASPAPLPQTVPAESSPSVPYGGAPAVTAPLPATVLDGDPCTDALTPDQVETATGVRVPGTREDLAAVGPACTWSNHTTGGTVSVSYTRNTHTGLSGVYTNTQPQSAIWRPLPPVQGLPAVANASTRGQTPPIGFCQASVGLTDTLSVDISLHLGSSKRGIADPCGDPLQQICDLVITTLRAKGRP, encoded by the coding sequence ATGACGCGCATCGCCTCCGGCGCGGCATTTTCAGCGGCGGGCGGCACGCCGACCGCAATCACCCGGCTCGGCGTCGCTGCGGCTGCCACGCTGGCGTGTGCGGCGTGCGCGTCGCCGGCGCCGCTCCCGCAAACCGTCCCGGCGGAGTCGTCGCCGTCCGTCCCGTACGGCGGCGCACCCGCCGTCACCGCCCCTCTCCCGGCGACCGTGCTTGACGGCGACCCCTGCACCGACGCCCTCACGCCCGACCAGGTCGAAACGGCGACCGGCGTCCGGGTCCCGGGCACGCGGGAGGACCTGGCCGCGGTCGGTCCGGCGTGCACGTGGTCCAACCACACGACCGGTGGCACCGTCAGCGTTTCCTACACCCGCAACACCCACACCGGTCTCAGCGGCGTCTACACCAACACCCAACCCCAGTCGGCGATCTGGCGGCCCCTCCCACCGGTGCAAGGGTTGCCCGCCGTCGCCAACGCCAGCACCCGCGGGCAGACACCGCCGATCGGGTTCTGCCAGGCCAGCGTCGGGCTTACCGACACCCTCTCCGTCGACATCAGCCTGCACCTGGGCAGCAGCAAACGCGGCATCGCCGACCCCTGCGGAGACCCGCTCCAGCAGATCTGCGACCTCGTGATCACCACCCTGCGCGCGAAGGGCCGACCGTGA
- a CDS encoding APC family permease, with protein MSLRRGSTSPIPGELDASDKLSAWSIAGRVIAAATPLTVVAGVDPVGIAVTGNNFPLVFLLIALVYGLFSNGYLAAARVCDEESQDASSGFYALIRNGLGRTVGVGAGWLAVVAYTALTLGLYGLIGSVLSTPLSDLFGIALPWQAVAIAAAALVGWLGLLKFKTPTQVLVVLVTCEVAMIGAATVANWLHPATGTRPLDALDPHQLTVGTPVIAAQLALAVLGYIGTELTVVHADHARGRHSGVARATITVLAILTVLYVLTPAGLSVTLGIDGVVTAAQTDPAGLFVRTAEANLGPQFAAILQILFATSVLAGAISFHGTTSLYCVRLARDSAAPAILERTGTKHGSPTAASVAQTILALAAIAAVWVTGADPVQVLFYLGGTSGAVAILALLSFTALSTVIILRRHHRTAESRIVAAAAGLGPAIDDDRTASPARRVWRVVAALAATLLIGALTVTVMIKLDTLLGVAPDSPAPTIMRVSYLVVFLAGVGWNLWHRPPPAARATSGSEATR; from the coding sequence ATGTCGCTTCGCCGCGGCTCAACCTCGCCCATCCCCGGGGAGCTGGACGCTTCCGACAAACTCTCCGCCTGGTCCATCGCGGGACGCGTGATCGCCGCCGCGACCCCACTGACCGTGGTCGCCGGTGTCGACCCGGTCGGGATCGCGGTCACCGGCAACAACTTCCCGCTGGTCTTCCTGCTGATCGCCCTCGTGTACGGCCTGTTCTCCAACGGCTACCTGGCGGCCGCCCGCGTGTGCGATGAAGAATCCCAGGACGCCAGCAGCGGCTTCTACGCCCTGATCCGCAACGGCCTCGGCCGAACCGTGGGCGTCGGCGCCGGATGGCTCGCCGTCGTCGCCTACACCGCACTCACCCTGGGCCTCTACGGGCTGATCGGCTCCGTCCTGAGCACGCCATTGTCGGACCTGTTCGGCATCGCCCTGCCCTGGCAGGCCGTCGCCATCGCCGCCGCGGCGCTGGTGGGCTGGCTCGGGCTGCTGAAGTTCAAGACCCCCACTCAGGTGCTCGTCGTCCTGGTGACGTGTGAGGTGGCGATGATCGGCGCGGCCACCGTCGCCAACTGGCTCCACCCGGCCACCGGCACCCGGCCGCTGGACGCCCTGGACCCCCACCAGCTGACCGTCGGCACCCCGGTGATCGCCGCGCAACTGGCGCTCGCCGTCCTCGGCTACATCGGCACCGAGCTCACCGTGGTCCACGCCGACCACGCCCGCGGCCGCCACAGCGGCGTCGCCCGCGCGACCATCACCGTCCTGGCGATCCTGACCGTGCTCTACGTCCTCACTCCGGCCGGGCTGAGCGTGACCCTCGGCATCGACGGCGTGGTCACCGCCGCCCAGACCGACCCGGCCGGCCTGTTCGTCCGCACCGCGGAGGCCAACCTCGGCCCGCAGTTCGCCGCGATCCTGCAGATCCTGTTCGCCACCAGCGTTCTCGCCGGCGCAATCAGCTTCCACGGCACCACGTCGCTGTACTGCGTTCGCCTGGCCCGCGACTCCGCCGCCCCGGCGATACTTGAGAGGACCGGCACGAAGCACGGCAGCCCCACCGCCGCCTCGGTCGCCCAGACCATCCTCGCGCTCGCCGCCATCGCCGCGGTGTGGGTCACCGGGGCCGACCCGGTACAGGTGCTGTTCTATCTCGGCGGCACCAGCGGGGCCGTGGCGATCCTCGCCTTGCTGAGCTTCACCGCGCTGTCGACCGTGATCATCCTGCGGCGCCATCACCGCACCGCTGAATCTCGCATCGTCGCCGCGGCTGCAGGGCTCGGCCCGGCCATCGACGACGACCGAACCGCCAGCCCGGCCCGACGAGTGTGGAGGGTAGTCGCCGCGTTGGCCGCGACACTCCTGATCGGCGCGCTGACCGTGACGGTGATGATCAAGCTCGACACGCTGCTCGGCGTCGCGCCGGACTCGCCGGCGCCGACCATCATGCGGGTCAGCTACCTCGTCGTGTTCCTGGCCGGAGTCGGATGGAACCTCTGGCACCGGCCACCCCCGGCGGCCAGGGCCACCTCGGGCTCGGAGGCGACCCGATGA
- a CDS encoding SAM-dependent methyltransferase — translation MALRIAARQWESTSDLCCRSRARIQNVLLGGDHNYALERTWCANQKRTLPSLQCVYREERAFLQRAVRFATEERGLRRFLAIGTGLPYVDAVHDPVLTYDSGRVVYVDDDQIVLAHLDLLADKRPEIDAVAGTLLVPGTVLFDDATQRLLAPQDPICLVLCGVLETVKDTDELAAAVQDYTDRLPAGSLVIVSHATVDGLDPQDATDRALAESMREVCKAYADKHAPQRHLRTAEELRHILSGLDLIDPGITYTTGWRPAQSAKARRHAESLFLAAVAVVPETRTLPTDAATSSLGTRR, via the coding sequence GTGGCGTTGAGGATCGCGGCGCGGCAGTGGGAGTCGACGTCGGACCTGTGTTGCCGCAGCCGGGCGCGGATCCAGAACGTCCTGCTCGGCGGAGACCACAACTACGCGCTGGAACGGACCTGGTGTGCCAACCAGAAGCGAACACTGCCGAGCCTGCAGTGTGTGTACCGGGAGGAACGTGCGTTTCTCCAGCGGGCCGTCCGCTTCGCGACGGAGGAGCGAGGCCTGCGCCGGTTTCTGGCCATCGGTACCGGGCTGCCTTACGTCGACGCCGTTCACGATCCTGTGCTCACGTACGACTCCGGCCGTGTGGTGTATGTCGACGACGACCAAATCGTCCTCGCCCACCTCGATCTGCTCGCCGACAAGCGGCCCGAGATCGATGCCGTCGCAGGGACCCTCCTCGTCCCGGGCACGGTCCTGTTCGACGACGCCACCCAACGGCTGCTGGCTCCCCAGGACCCGATTTGCCTGGTCCTCTGCGGCGTCCTCGAGACCGTCAAGGACACCGACGAGCTGGCCGCCGCGGTCCAGGACTACACCGACCGGCTTCCCGCGGGGAGCCTGGTGATCGTCTCCCACGCGACCGTCGACGGCCTGGACCCGCAGGACGCGACCGACCGCGCACTGGCCGAGTCGATGCGCGAAGTCTGTAAGGCCTACGCCGACAAACACGCTCCTCAGCGTCACCTCCGCACCGCCGAAGAGCTCCGACACATCCTCTCGGGACTCGACCTCATCGACCCCGGCATCACCTACACCACTGGCTGGCGCCCCGCCCAGTCGGCAAAGGCCCGTCGCCACGCCGAATCGCTGTTCCTGGCCGCTGTGGCGGTGGTCCCTGAAACGAGAACCCTGCCCACGGACGCCGCAACGAGCTCACTGGGGACTCGCCGATGA
- a CDS encoding NUDIX domain-containing protein — translation MFGHPTCARGLITNTEGQWLLVRPRHGGSCWRIPGGRGKPGESPADTCVRELHEELGLHLTPGDLMVTTFTVPLRPEQDGRGRVNFLFDCGVHRGAELSITMQRAEIVATAWIHQAEAMTLLHPGDRHLVGLALEGRHYGEYRNTSSTGTRPAPTRAPARPSGRRSR, via the coding sequence GTGTTCGGCCACCCAACCTGCGCTCGGGGTCTGATCACCAACACCGAGGGACAGTGGTTGCTGGTCAGGCCCCGACACGGTGGCTCCTGCTGGCGAATACCCGGTGGACGAGGCAAACCCGGCGAATCTCCGGCCGACACCTGCGTCCGCGAACTGCACGAGGAACTCGGCCTGCACCTGACGCCGGGAGATCTGATGGTCACCACGTTCACGGTGCCGCTCCGTCCCGAGCAGGACGGCCGCGGGCGTGTCAACTTCCTGTTCGACTGCGGCGTTCACCGCGGCGCTGAACTGTCTATCACCATGCAACGCGCGGAAATCGTGGCTACCGCTTGGATTCACCAAGCCGAGGCGATGACGCTGCTGCACCCCGGCGACCGGCACCTGGTCGGTCTGGCCCTTGAGGGGCGGCACTACGGCGAGTACCGCAACACCTCAAGCACAGGCACCCGTCCGGCGCCTACACGGGCACCGGCTCGCCCGAGCGGGAGGCGGTCGCGTTGA
- a CDS encoding GPP34 family phosphoprotein: MKALRFTVSRYHGSDRLASVLLTAPWCRDSNRPLVHDDDRIACVVGCMLLLELYFDGNIGVDAGGRIRPVGTTSDDDPALKDLLTAIRGALPPRPALSWLHYLTQQHRAITMVWQRLVDAGVAAPAEKRRWRSRPRRVMTELLATAWAPHYLSRNVTVDDAIPQPAIALWHGLKALRLDARALEMDLAIGQRLDATPLPAELQPLFSALNTTLARLATPL, from the coding sequence GTGAAGGCGCTGCGTTTCACCGTGTCGCGCTACCACGGTTCCGATCGTCTGGCATCCGTTCTGTTGACCGCACCGTGGTGCCGGGACAGCAACCGTCCCCTCGTGCACGACGACGACCGGATCGCCTGTGTCGTCGGGTGCATGCTGCTGCTCGAGCTGTACTTCGACGGGAACATCGGCGTCGACGCCGGCGGGAGGATCCGGCCGGTGGGCACCACGTCCGATGATGACCCCGCACTCAAGGATCTGCTGACGGCGATCAGGGGTGCGCTGCCGCCGCGCCCCGCTCTCTCCTGGCTCCACTACCTCACCCAGCAGCACCGCGCCATCACGATGGTCTGGCAACGGCTGGTCGACGCCGGAGTGGCCGCCCCGGCCGAAAAGAGGCGGTGGCGATCCCGGCCACGACGCGTCATGACCGAACTGCTGGCAACCGCGTGGGCACCGCATTACCTGAGCCGCAACGTCACTGTCGACGACGCCATCCCGCAACCGGCGATCGCGCTCTGGCACGGACTGAAGGCCTTGCGCCTCGATGCTCGCGCCCTCGAGATGGACCTCGCCATCGGGCAGCGGCTGGACGCTACACCGCTGCCCGCCGAGCTGCAGCCCCTGTTCAGCGCGCTAAACACCACCTTGGCACGTCTGGCCACCCCGCTCTGA
- a CDS encoding GNAT family N-acetyltransferase — protein sequence MTPSDEIVDLHVSDAAEIAELIARVFAAEVEITWWLVPDDIATRTRLLREQFTMVIRAAFDSGGRVQGIRRGGRLDAAAVWSIHSGGPVTESPGYDAALRAITGVHYGRFRALDCTFRETTSEAPHHHLELLAADPRGEGMGTRLVKNYLDWADRQRGFPEIHLHASSGNAARLYARLGFHTGDPAEVPGSGQLFVYPMRRHPPAAVPPSGEAEVSVLRP from the coding sequence ATGACCCCCTCCGACGAGATCGTTGACCTGCACGTGTCCGACGCAGCCGAGATCGCCGAGCTGATCGCTCGGGTGTTCGCCGCCGAGGTCGAGATCACCTGGTGGCTCGTGCCGGACGACATCGCGACACGGACTCGGCTCCTGCGTGAGCAGTTCACCATGGTGATCCGCGCCGCCTTCGACAGCGGCGGCCGCGTCCAGGGCATCCGGCGAGGAGGCCGGCTGGACGCCGCAGCCGTGTGGAGCATCCATTCCGGGGGTCCTGTCACCGAGTCGCCCGGCTACGACGCCGCGCTGCGCGCGATCACCGGGGTCCACTACGGCCGGTTCCGTGCTCTGGACTGCACATTCAGGGAAACGACGTCCGAAGCGCCGCATCATCACCTTGAACTGCTCGCCGCCGATCCCCGCGGCGAAGGGATGGGTACCCGTCTGGTCAAGAACTATCTCGACTGGGCCGACCGGCAGCGTGGCTTTCCGGAGATCCACCTGCACGCCAGCAGCGGCAACGCCGCTCGCCTCTACGCCCGCCTCGGCTTCCACACCGGCGACCCGGCCGAGGTCCCCGGCAGCGGCCAGCTGTTCGTCTATCCGATGCGTCGCCATCCGCCCGCGGCCGTCCCGCCGAGCGGCGAGGCCGAGGTCAGCGTGTTGCGGCCGTAG
- a CDS encoding DUF3558 family protein: MTLPLPLLTASASRAQDDRRGRRHPRGTRSRAAHRSGSRQRMALTGLAAVLSAAACAGPTDTAPPGTTPPPVPITARPLDLTRYVPAPCSMVPVALTERLGLTRREERHENVLIGAGTQAQCRISAAPPLTGVAELRLYPASRPLPLLTGVTPAPTPTSVGAYPAAQWILSTGRDGSATSCHSIVDVAPGQGFSVLVNGPAGEAIEKSCARARHLAESILAGLLT, translated from the coding sequence ATGACTCTGCCACTGCCACTGCTGACCGCCTCCGCCTCGCGCGCTCAGGACGACCGCCGCGGACGTCGTCACCCCCGCGGAACACGCTCGCGCGCCGCGCATCGGTCCGGCTCGCGCCAGCGCATGGCGCTGACCGGACTCGCAGCCGTCCTGTCCGCGGCCGCGTGCGCCGGCCCCACCGACACCGCCCCGCCCGGCACCACACCGCCCCCGGTTCCGATCACCGCCCGGCCGCTCGACCTCACCCGCTACGTCCCTGCGCCGTGCTCGATGGTCCCGGTGGCGCTGACCGAACGCCTCGGGCTGACTCGACGAGAAGAACGCCACGAGAACGTCCTGATCGGCGCCGGAACCCAAGCCCAGTGCCGTATATCCGCCGCGCCGCCGCTGACCGGTGTGGCCGAACTCCGCCTCTACCCGGCATCCCGGCCACTGCCGCTGCTCACCGGAGTCACCCCCGCCCCCACCCCGACGTCCGTGGGCGCTTACCCCGCCGCGCAATGGATCCTCAGCACCGGACGCGACGGCAGTGCCACCTCCTGCCACAGCATCGTCGACGTCGCCCCGGGCCAGGGATTCAGTGTCCTGGTCAACGGCCCCGCCGGAGAAGCCATCGAGAAGTCGTGCGCCCGAGCCAGACATCTCGCCGAAAGCATCCTCGCCGGGCTGCTCACCTGA
- a CDS encoding SAM-dependent methyltransferase, translating to MTAPGNATTTGLHHKKVGVDLESPRRDPVGDYLLGGSINSAADRAFAADLVAAHPKLPQLTATAARWDHDAAQLMLDQGTGHFLILGTGGMPLWASHTTLASLHAARARIVVLEHDPITRHLHDLVDGGDAADRALVLHVPAERHHVLPQLPEVAELLASGTPVGILATGLLRPAGITLATILSLLTAAPPGSWLALTQLTTGHPDNDIAGVAARFADAGIPIAVAAPRAFDAAIAPFRLRSTVDEGDAAETPSPSTAPGMQTMLLTANAAASTGRTP from the coding sequence GTGACCGCCCCCGGCAACGCCACCACAACCGGCCTGCACCACAAGAAAGTGGGCGTCGATCTCGAGAGCCCGCGCCGGGACCCGGTCGGCGACTACCTGCTCGGCGGCAGCATCAACTCCGCCGCCGACAGAGCCTTCGCTGCCGACCTCGTCGCCGCCCACCCGAAGCTCCCACAGCTAACCGCCACCGCTGCGCGCTGGGACCACGACGCCGCCCAGCTGATGCTGGACCAGGGCACCGGGCACTTTCTGATCCTGGGCACCGGCGGGATGCCGCTCTGGGCCAGCCACACCACCCTGGCGAGCCTGCACGCCGCGCGGGCGCGCATCGTGGTGCTCGAGCACGACCCGATCACCCGACACCTGCACGACCTCGTCGACGGTGGTGACGCCGCCGACCGGGCGCTCGTGCTGCACGTGCCCGCCGAGCGGCACCACGTCCTGCCGCAGCTGCCCGAGGTAGCGGAGCTGCTCGCGTCCGGCACGCCGGTCGGCATCCTCGCCACCGGTCTGCTGCGGCCCGCCGGCATCACCCTCGCCACGATCCTGTCCCTGCTCACCGCGGCCCCGCCCGGCAGCTGGCTGGCCCTCACCCAGCTCACCACCGGACACCCGGACAACGACATCGCCGGGGTTGCCGCCCGCTTCGCCGATGCCGGCATCCCGATCGCGGTCGCCGCCCCGCGCGCCTTCGACGCGGCGATAGCTCCGTTCCGGCTCCGCAGCACGGTCGACGAGGGCGACGCCGCGGAGACACCGTCACCGTCGACGGCCCCGGGAATGCAGACGATGCTGTTGACCGCGAACGCAGCGGCGTCGACCGGGCGGACCCCATGA
- a CDS encoding ATP-binding protein, whose amino-acid sequence MAVVIGPGGVGKTALAVKWATEHAHRFPDGQLYVDLRSFSPDTALTPFDALGRFLRALGVQPEQVPATLAEQLGRYRTITARRRLQLLVLVDNAASAEQVRPLIPTSIRSVVLVTTRIRLDGLVGDGAQLVEVPPLPQAKAVALLTKLVGGDRPGAEPDAVAELAQLCGRFPIALRVAAARLITRSHLAVSEVVAQLRDERSRLAALSIPASPEDSITTLFDWSYHYLQPYEAELYRLLGQLPAAEFGIGVAAAVTQLAAHEVGVGLQALVDASLLQEVGPDRYRFHDLVRLHARAQPEQHRLEVIARAGAWYLEAMTRANLAVIPATLRWRVGPTAEQLSGEPPAFTSDRKALDWLARELPNVLAVLEEVAADRHDELAWQLCEALWEPMLYRKPLPEALRAHELGITAAQRCGHTVAESRLRYQRGRAYLDLGQPDAAEAETLRAIELAREAADRRNESAALEQLGRAWQARGDVDTAITHFTTSLNIEAELGIDRGVANRHRRIADALLQAGRAAEAGPHLAAARQILSTAGDDKDLARVAISEARLEGQFGRPEAAIALLLAAREVLRRSGSVVYEAYVLLALAEVDEHHGRPEQARGFLTEAVELLRDLGGPVLEEARDALAALDRAVPAAQPAIPTTAPPSTEESE is encoded by the coding sequence GTGGCGGTGGTGATCGGCCCCGGCGGCGTCGGGAAGACCGCGTTGGCGGTGAAGTGGGCCACCGAGCACGCCCACCGCTTTCCCGACGGCCAGCTCTACGTCGATCTGCGCAGCTTCTCCCCCGACACCGCGTTGACACCCTTCGACGCCCTCGGCAGGTTCCTGCGCGCCCTCGGTGTCCAGCCGGAGCAGGTGCCGGCGACCCTGGCCGAACAGCTGGGCCGGTACCGGACGATCACCGCCCGGCGCCGGCTGCAGCTGCTGGTGCTGGTGGACAACGCCGCCTCGGCGGAGCAGGTCCGGCCGCTGATCCCCACCTCCATCCGCAGCGTCGTTCTCGTCACCACCCGGATACGGCTGGACGGCCTGGTCGGCGACGGCGCGCAGCTGGTCGAAGTCCCGCCGCTGCCGCAGGCCAAAGCGGTCGCGCTGCTGACCAAGCTCGTCGGCGGAGACCGTCCCGGGGCCGAGCCGGACGCGGTGGCAGAACTGGCCCAGCTGTGCGGGCGGTTTCCGATCGCGCTGCGAGTAGCGGCCGCCCGGCTGATCACCCGATCGCACTTGGCGGTGTCCGAGGTCGTGGCGCAGCTACGGGACGAGCGGTCGCGGCTGGCCGCGCTCTCGATCCCTGCCAGCCCCGAGGACTCAATAACCACCCTGTTCGACTGGTCCTACCACTACCTCCAGCCCTACGAAGCCGAGCTGTACCGCCTGCTGGGGCAACTTCCCGCGGCCGAGTTCGGGATCGGCGTCGCGGCCGCGGTGACCCAGCTGGCAGCACACGAGGTCGGCGTGGGTCTGCAGGCGCTGGTCGATGCGAGCCTGCTCCAAGAAGTCGGTCCCGACCGGTACCGCTTCCACGACCTGGTCCGGCTGCACGCCCGCGCCCAACCCGAACAGCACCGGCTCGAGGTCATTGCCCGCGCCGGCGCTTGGTACCTGGAGGCGATGACCCGGGCGAACTTGGCCGTAATCCCGGCGACGCTGCGCTGGCGGGTCGGCCCCACCGCCGAGCAGCTGTCCGGCGAACCCCCGGCGTTCACCTCCGACCGAAAAGCCCTGGACTGGCTGGCCCGCGAACTGCCGAACGTGCTGGCAGTGCTGGAGGAGGTTGCCGCCGACCGGCACGACGAGCTGGCGTGGCAGCTGTGCGAGGCGCTCTGGGAACCGATGCTCTACCGCAAGCCCCTGCCGGAGGCGCTGCGCGCGCACGAACTCGGGATCACCGCGGCCCAGCGCTGCGGGCACACCGTCGCCGAATCCCGGCTGCGATACCAGCGTGGCCGGGCCTATTTGGACCTCGGGCAACCGGACGCGGCCGAGGCGGAGACCCTGCGCGCAATCGAGCTGGCACGCGAAGCAGCCGACCGCCGCAACGAGTCCGCAGCCCTGGAACAACTCGGGCGGGCGTGGCAAGCCCGCGGCGACGTCGACACCGCGATCACGCACTTCACCACGAGTCTGAATATCGAAGCCGAACTCGGCATCGACCGCGGCGTAGCCAACCGGCATCGCCGGATCGCCGACGCCCTGCTGCAGGCCGGCCGCGCGGCCGAGGCGGGACCACACCTGGCCGCAGCACGGCAGATCTTGTCCACGGCCGGGGACGACAAAGACCTCGCCCGCGTCGCTATCAGCGAGGCCCGGCTCGAGGGGCAGTTCGGCCGGCCCGAGGCCGCGATCGCGCTTCTGCTGGCCGCGCGTGAGGTACTGCGCCGCTCCGGCTCGGTGGTCTACGAGGCGTACGTGCTGCTCGCCCTGGCCGAAGTCGATGAACACCATGGCCGCCCCGAGCAGGCGCGCGGCTTCCTGACCGAGGCGGTCGAGCTCCTCCGCGATCTCGGCGGACCGGTGCTGGAGGAAGCCCGCGACGCCCTCGCGGCCCTGGACCGCGCCGTTCCTGCCGCGCAACCAGCGATACCCACGACAGCCCCGCCGTCTACAGAGGAATCCGAGTAA